The proteins below are encoded in one region of Nitrospira sp.:
- a CDS encoding SRPBCC family protein, translated as MSVIEKSIDLNVSVRTAYNQWTQFEEFPRFMEGVELVRQLDDKHLHWKASIGGKQQEWDAEITEQVPDQRIAWRSQHGARNEGIVIFSPVTEGKSKINLRIDYDPQGVVEKTGDAVGVVSQRVEGDLRRFKEFIESRGQETGSWRGNVS; from the coding sequence ATGTCTGTTATAGAAAAATCCATTGACCTGAACGTGTCGGTCCGGACAGCTTACAATCAATGGACCCAGTTTGAAGAATTTCCTCGGTTCATGGAAGGAGTCGAACTAGTACGTCAGCTTGATGACAAACATCTTCATTGGAAAGCCAGCATCGGCGGAAAGCAGCAGGAGTGGGATGCAGAGATCACAGAACAGGTTCCCGACCAACGGATCGCATGGCGGAGCCAACACGGGGCGAGGAACGAAGGGATCGTCATATTTTCACCTGTGACTGAAGGAAAGTCGAAGATCAACCTGCGCATCGACTATGACCCTCAGGGTGTGGTCGAAAAAACAGGTGATGCCGTAGGCGTAGTATCTCAACGGGTAGAAGGGGATTTGAGGCGATTCAAGGAATTCATCGAGTCCCGCGGACAGGAAACCGGATCCTGGCGAGGAAATGTCAGCTGA
- a CDS encoding YjbQ family protein, with amino-acid sequence MAPVLRIKTSAGKEVIDLTDSLAEEIRKSNMHEGLCVLFVTHTTAPLTTGEIGEGTEQDFLQVVEKIIPRIRFQHAHNPAHAWSHMASSILGPSLTLPVLDGKLVRGTWQSVMLIELDGPRDRTVHVTLISNRDE; translated from the coding sequence ATGGCGCCGGTACTCCGAATCAAGACCTCAGCTGGGAAAGAAGTCATCGATCTGACCGATTCCCTGGCAGAAGAGATCCGTAAATCGAATATGCATGAAGGGCTGTGCGTTTTGTTCGTCACGCACACGACGGCCCCGTTGACGACTGGCGAGATCGGGGAAGGGACGGAGCAGGATTTCCTGCAAGTGGTGGAGAAAATAATCCCGCGGATTCGGTTTCAACACGCGCATAATCCTGCTCATGCCTGGTCGCACATGGCTTCGTCGATCCTCGGCCCATCATTGACATTGCCAGTGTTGGACGGCAAGTTGGTCCGTGGGACATGGCAATCGGTGATGCTCATCGAACTCGATGGCCCCCGCGATCGCACGGTGCATGTCACATTGATCAGCAATAGGGATGAGTAA
- a CDS encoding catalase produces MKRDKKSKDTEKVSQLTQFEESAVEQLLTTNQGLAVNDDQNSLKAGPRGPSLLEDFHLREKITHFDHERIPERVVHARGSAAHGFFQVYESMASVTRAAFLQDPSARTPVFVRFSTVVGSRGSSDLARDVRGFAVKFYTQEGNFDLVGNNIPVFFIQDGMKFPDLVHAVKPEPHHEMPQAASAHDTFWDFISLMPESMHMIMWVMSDRAIPRSLRMMEGFGVHTFRFVNVKGTSRFVKFHWKPLLGVHSVAWDEAQKISGIDPDFHRRDLWEAIEHGDFPEWELGVQIVEEKDEHRFDFDLLDATKIIPEELVPVKRIGKLTLNKNPDNFFAETEQVAFHPGHVVPGIDFSNDPLLQGRLFSYLDTQLIRLGGPNFHEIPINRPVSPVHNNQRDGHMRQTINQGRVSYHPNSLGGGCPMQAKADMSGFVSYAERMEGSKVRARSEKFFDHFSQAALFYNSQSHPEKAHIVQALRFELGKVQTPTIRERMLFLLAQIDTTLAGLVAQGLGIPVPTKVEGPVNQSVPADGQSKQFQPKPPTRTVTRSPALSMANTVKESIATRKIAILAADGVDDTAIAGMKRALMAAGAQVKVVSPRLGTVTGAKGTQTAIDFSFLTAGSVLFDAVYVPGGEQSVEILKGDAKAVMFVKEAYLHCKPIAVTDAGLDLLMEAQSGADKTSKSHAEGVAHDDTKLLAGDEGIVTGMAAQMKQVAAKFIKALSQHRHWDRESKGQMPA; encoded by the coding sequence ATGAAACGGGATAAGAAGAGTAAGGACACAGAGAAAGTCAGCCAGCTCACTCAGTTTGAGGAGAGCGCCGTTGAACAGCTCCTCACGACCAACCAGGGACTGGCTGTCAACGATGACCAGAATTCTCTCAAAGCTGGTCCACGCGGGCCCTCGCTGCTGGAAGATTTTCACCTACGCGAGAAAATCACGCATTTTGACCATGAGCGGATCCCGGAACGCGTGGTGCATGCGCGCGGTTCGGCAGCCCATGGGTTTTTCCAGGTCTATGAGTCCATGGCTTCAGTGACGAGGGCCGCCTTTCTTCAAGATCCGTCGGCTCGCACGCCCGTCTTCGTGCGGTTTTCCACGGTGGTGGGATCACGGGGCTCGAGCGACTTGGCGCGGGATGTTCGGGGATTCGCGGTGAAATTCTATACCCAGGAGGGAAACTTTGATCTCGTCGGGAATAACATTCCCGTATTCTTCATACAGGACGGGATGAAATTTCCAGACCTGGTGCATGCGGTCAAGCCGGAACCGCACCATGAAATGCCTCAGGCAGCCTCTGCCCACGACACTTTCTGGGATTTTATCTCACTGATGCCCGAGTCAATGCACATGATTATGTGGGTGATGTCCGATAGGGCGATCCCACGGAGCTTGCGCATGATGGAGGGCTTTGGGGTGCATACGTTCCGGTTTGTGAACGTCAAGGGCACCTCCCGCTTCGTTAAATTTCACTGGAAGCCGCTCTTGGGCGTACATTCCGTCGCCTGGGACGAAGCGCAAAAGATTTCCGGAATCGATCCTGATTTTCATCGCCGGGATTTGTGGGAAGCGATCGAACACGGGGACTTTCCCGAATGGGAACTCGGCGTACAGATTGTTGAGGAAAAAGATGAGCATCGCTTCGACTTCGATCTCCTGGATGCGACCAAAATCATTCCAGAAGAACTCGTGCCGGTGAAACGTATCGGAAAGTTGACCCTGAACAAGAACCCCGACAACTTCTTTGCCGAGACGGAACAGGTAGCCTTCCATCCCGGTCATGTCGTGCCTGGAATTGATTTCTCCAATGATCCCCTGCTCCAGGGTCGGCTCTTCTCGTATCTTGATACGCAGCTCATTCGACTGGGCGGGCCAAATTTTCATGAAATTCCGATTAACCGGCCAGTATCGCCCGTTCACAATAATCAACGCGATGGGCATATGCGGCAAACCATCAATCAGGGGCGGGTCAGTTATCACCCCAATTCTTTGGGGGGTGGCTGCCCCATGCAAGCTAAGGCTGATATGAGCGGATTTGTGAGCTACGCGGAACGAATGGAAGGATCCAAAGTGCGGGCGCGAAGCGAGAAGTTTTTCGATCACTTCAGCCAGGCGGCCTTGTTCTATAACAGCCAGTCTCATCCGGAGAAAGCACACATCGTCCAGGCGTTGCGATTCGAACTTGGGAAAGTCCAGACGCCAACGATTCGTGAACGCATGCTGTTTTTGCTCGCGCAGATAGACACAACGCTCGCCGGCCTGGTAGCCCAGGGCCTCGGCATACCCGTGCCCACGAAAGTCGAGGGCCCCGTCAACCAAAGCGTGCCTGCAGACGGCCAGTCGAAACAATTCCAGCCAAAACCGCCGACGCGTACCGTCACCCGGTCACCGGCCTTGAGCATGGCGAATACGGTGAAGGAAAGCATTGCGACGCGGAAGATTGCCATTCTGGCTGCGGATGGCGTGGACGATACCGCGATCGCCGGGATGAAAAGGGCACTGATGGCCGCGGGTGCACAAGTCAAAGTGGTCTCCCCGAGACTTGGGACCGTGACGGGCGCGAAGGGGACGCAGACCGCCATCGATTTTAGTTTCCTGACGGCGGGCTCGGTTCTGTTTGATGCCGTCTATGTACCTGGCGGCGAACAAAGTGTCGAAATCTTAAAAGGGGATGCGAAGGCGGTCATGTTCGTCAAAGAAGCCTACCTCCACTGCAAACCCATCGCCGTGACCGACGCGGGGCTCGACCTCTTGATGGAGGCGCAGTCTGGTGCGGATAAAACATCGAAAAGTCACGCCGAAGGCGTAGCTCACGATGACACCAAGCTGCTCGCAGGGGATGAAGGCATCGTCACCGGGATGGCAGCACAAATGAAGCAGGTCGCAGCAAAATTTATCAAAGCCCTCTCCCAACACCGTCATTGGGACCGGGAAAGCAAAGGACAAATGCCCGCCTGA
- a CDS encoding response regulator transcription factor has product MNGKPTVLLADDHILVAQGIQKLLEGEFSLIGIVPDGRALLTSIQERSPDVAVVDISLPLLNGLDACRQIRKMNPAIKIVILTMHSESVFVTEAFRIGVSGYVLKQSVGSELVVAIKEVLKNNTYVSPIVAQALVDQALRPTSTDNGNETGGFAQELTPRQREVLQLVAEGKATKEVAAVMKVSGKTIEFHKTRIMKQLGLRTTADLTKYAISNGLIALH; this is encoded by the coding sequence ATGAACGGGAAGCCCACCGTCTTACTGGCCGATGATCATATCTTGGTGGCCCAAGGAATTCAGAAGTTACTTGAAGGGGAATTCAGTCTGATCGGGATCGTTCCCGATGGCCGCGCTCTGCTCACGTCAATTCAAGAGCGCTCTCCCGATGTCGCGGTCGTGGACATTTCTCTCCCGTTACTCAATGGGCTCGATGCTTGTCGGCAAATTCGTAAAATGAATCCCGCAATCAAGATTGTCATTCTCACAATGCACTCGGAATCCGTTTTTGTCACTGAAGCATTTCGCATTGGAGTGTCCGGATATGTTCTCAAGCAATCTGTCGGTTCGGAGCTGGTGGTTGCGATTAAAGAGGTGCTCAAAAACAATACCTATGTCTCCCCGATTGTCGCGCAAGCCCTAGTGGACCAAGCTCTCCGACCAACCTCGACAGACAACGGGAATGAGACCGGGGGATTTGCCCAGGAACTGACTCCACGCCAACGGGAAGTGCTCCAGCTCGTCGCCGAGGGCAAAGCGACAAAGGAAGTAGCGGCTGTCATGAAGGTCTCCGGCAAGACTATCGAATTTCATAAAACAAGAATCATGAAACAGCTAGGCCTGCGGACGACCGCTGATCTCACCAAATACGCCATCTCAAATGGCCTTATCGCACTTCACTAA
- a CDS encoding OBAP family protein, which yields MNPPGETVTTTTTVLEAGAAFLQGKAPIDALNIYLDGFHFYNGRMEAQVEAHHFCSVINEDMNQCVIFDGNTKDAKIIGVEYIISKGLFETLSPDEQALWHSHVHEVKSGQLVAPGIPQKAEHALMEKIIGTYGKTWHTWHTDTKQALPVGHPLLMMGFTADGQAQAGLVESRDQRLKIQSEDKRQDRANIVAPPIAPGADAWQQGHILQLVLPRSLPQ from the coding sequence ATCAATCCTCCGGGTGAAACTGTTACTACGACGACCACAGTATTAGAGGCTGGCGCAGCCTTTCTTCAGGGTAAGGCACCTATTGACGCTTTGAATATCTATTTGGATGGATTCCACTTCTATAACGGTCGGATGGAGGCCCAAGTCGAAGCGCATCATTTCTGCTCCGTCATCAATGAGGACATGAATCAATGCGTCATTTTCGATGGGAATACCAAAGACGCCAAAATCATAGGCGTGGAATACATTATCAGTAAAGGCTTATTTGAGACGCTTTCCCCGGACGAGCAGGCCCTCTGGCACAGCCATGTGCATGAGGTAAAGAGCGGGCAACTGGTTGCGCCCGGGATTCCGCAGAAGGCTGAACATGCGCTCATGGAGAAGATCATTGGAACGTATGGCAAAACATGGCACACCTGGCATACCGATACAAAACAGGCATTGCCCGTCGGGCATCCGCTTTTGATGATGGGATTTACCGCAGACGGACAGGCGCAAGCCGGTCTGGTGGAGTCGCGCGATCAACGCTTGAAGATACAGAGTGAGGACAAGCGTCAGGATCGAGCTAATATTGTCGCACCTCCAATTGCACCTGGAGCCGACGCATGGCAGCAAGGTCACATTCTTCAGCTGGTACTTCCAAGGTCACTTCCTCAATAA